The following proteins are co-located in the Paludibaculum fermentans genome:
- a CDS encoding PP2C family protein-serine/threonine phosphatase — protein MNAGLDFLQRLALLVWLAVLLLFLSSLTAFFFASRRVRLDITVSWFRHRPLGRTTLRPLLLTVAVAIVCALLVQISPLETPTMRIALVLVGAGVTWVSFDWTWKQITAWVNHQAEENLAWRERTQAAVEELRRQFDAEASRQTACRLLQDVLAASHVYFYARSADSFSLTAAAPSPPESDVSFSRASLLRQELTNGHTYRCLRVMEPNGRSRRMWSKGMPARLEAEQSLLASVDAHVVVPMQDGAGLPGLFVLGPRRGGEGYSCEHLRFAEAIARQLVSSLAVAELTQAATASASESAVEQAARRAAKATRTHLTPPDRFELPDLDFAAEYWMGDIPGGAFYDIVSVPNRAAAFFLAEVPGPDEEAAVRLVQLQALLRTRARAYTEDLAELLESTQRALGPNAVGRPPVGLFCARYVAGSGKLQYLNAGVYPPLLIRRTSEGAEIMRLSCGGPPIGIGPEGPRQVGEVEIHSGDLVAIGSAGLAQAPGPECEVWGEPRYIDTVQSWESQRARDIAHLTLHSVYEFTGKNMQAPPRMLIILRPC, from the coding sequence ATGAATGCAGGACTCGACTTTCTCCAGCGCCTGGCGCTGCTCGTCTGGCTCGCGGTCCTCCTCCTGTTTCTGTCCTCGCTGACTGCCTTCTTCTTTGCCTCGCGCCGGGTGCGGCTGGACATCACGGTGAGCTGGTTCCGGCACCGGCCGCTGGGCCGGACTACGCTGCGGCCTCTGTTGCTCACGGTTGCGGTGGCGATTGTCTGCGCCCTGCTGGTCCAGATCAGCCCGCTGGAAACGCCGACCATGCGCATCGCGCTCGTCCTGGTGGGCGCGGGCGTGACCTGGGTCTCCTTTGACTGGACGTGGAAGCAGATCACGGCCTGGGTGAACCATCAGGCCGAAGAGAACCTGGCCTGGCGGGAACGCACACAGGCGGCGGTGGAAGAACTGCGCCGGCAATTCGACGCCGAGGCCAGCCGCCAAACGGCCTGCCGGCTGTTGCAGGACGTCCTGGCCGCCAGCCACGTCTACTTTTACGCGCGCTCAGCGGATTCCTTCAGCCTGACCGCCGCGGCGCCGTCGCCGCCGGAAAGCGACGTTTCGTTTTCCCGCGCCTCCCTGCTGCGTCAGGAACTGACGAATGGCCACACTTACCGCTGCCTGAGGGTGATGGAGCCCAACGGGCGCAGCCGGCGCATGTGGTCGAAGGGTATGCCGGCCCGGCTGGAGGCGGAGCAATCGCTGCTGGCCTCGGTGGATGCTCACGTGGTGGTGCCGATGCAGGATGGCGCCGGACTGCCGGGGCTGTTCGTCCTGGGTCCCAGGCGCGGCGGGGAGGGCTACTCCTGCGAACACCTGCGATTCGCCGAAGCCATCGCGCGTCAACTGGTGAGTTCGCTGGCCGTGGCCGAACTAACCCAAGCGGCCACCGCGTCAGCCAGCGAGTCGGCCGTCGAGCAGGCCGCGCGGCGGGCGGCCAAGGCCACACGCACCCATCTGACACCGCCCGACCGTTTTGAACTGCCCGACCTCGACTTCGCGGCCGAATACTGGATGGGCGACATTCCGGGCGGCGCGTTCTATGACATCGTCTCGGTGCCGAACCGCGCGGCTGCCTTCTTCCTGGCCGAAGTACCGGGTCCGGACGAGGAAGCCGCGGTCCGCCTGGTGCAGTTGCAGGCCCTGCTGCGGACCCGTGCCCGGGCTTACACCGAGGACTTGGCGGAGTTGCTGGAATCCACGCAGCGCGCCCTGGGCCCGAACGCCGTGGGCCGCCCGCCGGTGGGGTTGTTCTGCGCCCGCTACGTCGCCGGATCGGGCAAACTGCAGTACCTCAACGCGGGGGTGTATCCGCCGTTGCTCATCCGGCGAACCAGCGAGGGCGCGGAGATCATGCGGCTGTCGTGCGGCGGTCCCCCCATCGGCATCGGGCCGGAGGGACCGAGGCAGGTAGGCGAGGTGGAGATCCACAGTGGAGACCTGGTCGCGATCGGCTCCGCAGGCCTGGCGCAGGCGCCGGGTCCGGAGTGCGAGGTCTGGGGCGAGCCCCGCTATATCGACACCGTGCAGAGCTGGGAGTCACAGCGGGCCCGCGACATCGCGCACCTGACGTTGCACTCGGTCTACGAGTTCACCGGGAAGAACATGCAGGCTCCGCCGCGGATGCTGATTATCCTGCGGCCCTGCTGA
- a CDS encoding ATP-dependent helicase, with protein MIRLEQNYRSTKVILEAASRVVERNKARKGKTLWTDGADGDPICYLEAADGEQEALFIADTIEKIFRKERDTRVAILYRTNSQSRQIEEALRRYMRKYVVVGGFSFYQRAEVKDTLSYVKFLMNPRDNVAMLRILNVPARGIGKTTSEQLEKIAAERGETLWEAIDTSEKEHLLGGRAEAALAAFHRLIEELRDAMTRQGPDETIKQILDRTGYRKMLETDSSPESESKLGNLDELVSAAADAAERGDTLQDFLDSAALVADSDDIEEEAQVSLLTMHNAKGLEFPYVFIAGMEEGLFPHSRSRESDEQLEEERRLCYVGMTRAMKRLYLTSAKMRRKYGGSPPEPCQPSRFLEEVPSSLVEDLSVQRQPAGSIDLYGERASVREVARRNTYTGKTYNSLDHISQFFADRGVRPPAMVPPPTAPRPAGAPDQRAAVTPQPQPAQGQTAMRPPTAAPARPALKKGGLRAGMTIVHPKYGRGTVLRKEGEGEDAKLTVSFPGHGLKKLIAKFAGLSASE; from the coding sequence GTGATCCGGCTGGAGCAGAACTACCGCTCCACCAAGGTCATCCTGGAAGCTGCGTCGCGCGTGGTGGAACGCAACAAAGCCCGCAAGGGCAAGACGTTGTGGACCGACGGCGCCGACGGCGACCCCATCTGCTACCTGGAAGCAGCCGACGGCGAGCAGGAGGCCCTGTTCATCGCCGACACCATCGAGAAGATCTTCCGCAAAGAGCGCGATACGCGGGTGGCCATCCTCTACCGCACGAACTCGCAGTCGCGGCAGATTGAAGAGGCGCTGCGGCGCTACATGCGCAAGTACGTCGTGGTGGGCGGCTTCAGCTTCTACCAGCGGGCGGAAGTGAAGGACACGCTCTCCTACGTCAAGTTCCTGATGAATCCGCGCGACAACGTCGCCATGTTGCGGATCCTGAACGTGCCGGCGCGCGGCATCGGCAAAACCACGTCGGAGCAACTGGAGAAGATCGCGGCCGAGCGCGGCGAGACGCTGTGGGAAGCCATCGACACCTCGGAAAAGGAACACCTGCTGGGCGGACGCGCCGAGGCGGCCCTGGCGGCATTCCACCGGCTGATCGAGGAACTGCGCGACGCCATGACCAGGCAGGGTCCGGACGAGACGATCAAGCAGATCCTGGACCGCACCGGTTACCGCAAGATGCTGGAGACCGACTCGTCACCCGAATCCGAGTCGAAGCTGGGCAATCTGGACGAACTCGTATCGGCAGCAGCCGATGCGGCCGAACGGGGCGACACCCTGCAGGACTTCCTGGACTCCGCGGCCCTGGTGGCGGATTCCGACGATATCGAGGAAGAGGCCCAGGTCTCGCTGTTGACGATGCACAACGCCAAGGGGCTCGAGTTTCCCTATGTGTTCATCGCCGGCATGGAAGAGGGCCTGTTCCCGCATTCGCGATCACGCGAAAGCGACGAGCAACTCGAGGAAGAGCGCCGGCTGTGCTACGTCGGCATGACGCGCGCGATGAAGCGGCTGTACCTGACGAGCGCCAAAATGCGGCGTAAGTACGGCGGATCGCCGCCGGAGCCGTGCCAGCCGTCGAGGTTCCTGGAAGAGGTGCCCAGCTCACTGGTGGAAGACCTGAGCGTGCAGCGCCAGCCGGCCGGTTCCATCGACCTTTATGGCGAGCGGGCGTCGGTGCGCGAAGTGGCGCGCCGAAATACGTATACTGGAAAGACATATAATTCGCTCGATCACATCTCGCAGTTCTTCGCCGACCGGGGCGTGCGCCCGCCAGCAATGGTGCCGCCACCCACGGCTCCGAGACCTGCGGGCGCGCCGGATCAGCGGGCGGCAGTAACGCCGCAGCCGCAACCGGCACAGGGGCAAACCGCGATGCGGCCACCAACGGCCGCGCCGGCCAGGCCCGCTCTGAAAAAGGGCGGTCTGCGGGCCGGCATGACGATCGTGCACCCCAAGTATGGCCGTGGCACCGTGCTGCGCAAGGAAGGCGAGGGTGAGGATGCAAAACTCACAGTCAGCTTCCCTGGGCACGGCTTGAAGAAATTGATCGCCAAGTTCGCCGGCCTGTCGGCCAGTGAATGA
- a CDS encoding amino acid permease has translation MKQLFRTKSIEALVAASNVEGKRLDRTLGAWSLMALGIGAVIGSGIFILTGTAAAGEVRSFHSILHVPILDLIMNGANSSFTIGRPGAGPGVALSFLLTAIACGFAALCYAEMACCIPVAGSAYTYAYATMGEFIAWLIGWNLILEYAVSNMAVAVGFSAYFNDILESIFGWHLPKQLSEPMIVGGQFTGSWFNLPAFLILMLLTWVLTYGIKESARTNNIMVLVKLGAIAIFVIGAGRAVSTHHWHPFLPNGMSGVLTGAAIVFFTYIGFDSVSTAAEECKNPQRDLPIGIIGTLLVCSTLYIAVALVLTGIAPWQSLNSAAPVAEALKNLNMNTIREWVGVGAIVGMLSSLLVFQYGQARVWFAMSRDGLLPRFFSRIHPKHHTPHVSTWIAGFAVGIPSGVWDIGTFADLSNIGTLFAFTVVSAGVLVLRRTQPDRPRSFRVPFGPLFPLLSIASCLILMMALPLETWVRFFFWSAIGIAIYFAFGKKNSTLANS, from the coding sequence ATGAAACAACTCTTCCGCACCAAGAGCATCGAGGCTCTGGTGGCCGCCTCCAACGTGGAAGGCAAACGGCTGGACAGGACCCTGGGCGCCTGGAGCCTGATGGCCCTGGGCATCGGCGCTGTCATCGGCAGCGGCATCTTCATCCTCACCGGCACGGCGGCGGCCGGCGAAGTGCGCAGTTTCCATTCGATCCTGCACGTCCCCATCCTCGACCTCATCATGAACGGGGCCAATTCCTCGTTCACCATCGGGCGTCCGGGAGCCGGTCCCGGCGTCGCACTCTCCTTCCTGCTGACGGCCATCGCCTGCGGCTTCGCGGCGCTGTGCTATGCGGAGATGGCGTGCTGCATCCCTGTGGCGGGTTCGGCTTACACCTACGCCTACGCCACCATGGGCGAATTCATCGCCTGGCTGATCGGCTGGAATCTGATCCTGGAGTACGCCGTCTCAAACATGGCGGTGGCGGTAGGGTTCTCCGCCTATTTCAACGACATCCTGGAGTCGATATTCGGGTGGCACCTACCCAAACAACTCTCGGAACCGATGATTGTCGGCGGGCAGTTCACAGGCAGTTGGTTCAACCTGCCGGCGTTCCTCATCCTCATGCTGCTGACGTGGGTGCTCACCTACGGCATCAAGGAGAGCGCGCGCACGAACAACATCATGGTGCTGGTGAAACTCGGCGCGATTGCGATCTTCGTCATCGGCGCCGGCCGCGCGGTGAGTACGCACCACTGGCATCCGTTCCTGCCGAACGGCATGTCTGGCGTGCTGACCGGGGCCGCCATTGTCTTCTTCACCTACATCGGGTTCGATTCTGTCTCAACAGCGGCCGAGGAGTGTAAGAACCCGCAGCGCGACCTGCCCATCGGGATCATCGGTACACTGCTGGTCTGCTCCACGCTCTATATCGCCGTGGCCCTGGTGCTGACAGGCATCGCACCGTGGCAGAGCCTGAACAGCGCGGCGCCTGTCGCTGAAGCCTTGAAGAATTTGAATATGAACACCATCCGCGAGTGGGTGGGCGTCGGCGCGATTGTCGGCATGCTCTCCTCGCTGCTGGTGTTCCAGTACGGCCAGGCGCGCGTCTGGTTCGCCATGTCGCGCGACGGCCTGCTGCCGCGCTTCTTCTCCAGGATCCATCCCAAACATCACACGCCGCATGTCTCCACCTGGATCGCGGGCTTTGCCGTGGGCATCCCCTCCGGAGTCTGGGACATCGGCACCTTCGCCGATCTCTCGAATATCGGCACGCTGTTCGCATTCACCGTTGTTTCCGCGGGCGTGCTGGTGTTGCGCAGGACGCAACCGGACCGGCCGCGGAGCTTCCGTGTGCCCTTCGGTCCGCTGTTTCCCTTGCTCTCCATCGCCAGTTGCCTGATCCTCATGATGGCGCTGCCGCTGGAGACCTGGGTGCGCTTCTTTTTCTGGTCGGCCATCGGCATCGCGATATACTTCGCGTTTGGAAAGAAGAACAGCACCCTTGCCAACTCGTAG
- a CDS encoding class I SAM-dependent methyltransferase yields the protein MPTRSSSILRLAAAVSLLPAAGLHAQVQHQHHPPQSSGEYAKVLEDPSRDAWQKPHEVVMALELKATETVADIGAGSGYFSRRFANHAGKVYAVDIDKDLLALAGKNAPANLSTILAEPDDPKLPAGGIDTVFICDVLHHISDRAAYYGKLRSALKPGGRIVIVDFFKKELPVGPPPAMKLSDDEVKKEFAAAGFRLVRSLDILPHQYFLVFQAR from the coding sequence TTGCCAACTCGTAGTTCCTCCATCCTCCGGTTGGCCGCGGCGGTTTCCTTGCTGCCGGCGGCCGGTTTGCACGCACAGGTCCAGCACCAGCATCATCCTCCGCAGAGCAGTGGAGAGTACGCCAAAGTTCTGGAAGATCCCTCCCGTGACGCCTGGCAGAAGCCGCATGAGGTTGTCATGGCGTTGGAGTTGAAAGCGACGGAGACAGTAGCCGACATCGGCGCGGGCTCCGGCTACTTCTCGCGGCGCTTCGCCAACCACGCAGGCAAAGTCTATGCGGTGGATATCGACAAGGACCTGCTGGCGCTGGCAGGGAAGAACGCTCCGGCGAACCTGTCGACGATCCTGGCGGAACCGGACGACCCGAAACTGCCCGCGGGCGGAATCGACACGGTGTTTATTTGCGACGTACTCCATCACATCAGCGACCGGGCAGCGTATTATGGAAAGCTTCGAAGCGCGCTGAAGCCCGGAGGCCGCATTGTGATTGTCGACTTCTTCAAGAAAGAACTGCCGGTGGGACCGCCTCCCGCGATGAAGCTCTCCGACGACGAGGTGAAAAAGGAGTTCGCCGCGGCTGGGTTCCGTCTGGTCAGGAGCCTCGACATCCTGCCTCATCAGTATTTCCTGGTCTTCCAGGCACGCTGA